Proteins encoded in a region of the Neodiprion virginianus isolate iyNeoVirg1 chromosome 2, iyNeoVirg1.1, whole genome shotgun sequence genome:
- the LOC124298820 gene encoding E3 ubiquitin-protein ligase hyd-like, translated as MVVSTDISYGTHVCMKNRPMYQPGAIGFTIANGVSKVSQLLLAAWNLDSTYRFKILPAGSLHTGGSADKRESNGNASASGSSKSNHKETADRSDMPPPLSPASSTCSDTGSITTNHIFYLSRYFVPSFLVLAEIRWKLRVVRNGSDRPRRQ; from the exons ATGGTCGTCTCGACGGACATCAGTTACGGGACGCACGTTTGCATGAAAAACCGTCCAATGTACCAACCGGGAGCGATCG GCTTCACCATCGCCAACGGCGTTTCCAAGGTCAGTCAGCTGCTCTTGGCCGCCTGGAACCTCGATTCAACTTaccgttttaaaattttgccCGCCGGATCTCTTCACACCGGAGGATCTGCCGATAAACGCGAATCCAATGGAAACGCCAGTGCCAGCGGCAGCAGCAAATCGAACCACAAGGAAACCGCCGATCGTTCGGACATGCCGCCGCCTCTTTCGCCGGCCTCGAGCACGTGCAGCGATACCGGAAGCATCACCACGAATCACA TTTTCTACTTGTCGCGCTATTTCGTGCCTTCCTTTTTGGTCCTTGCTGAGATCCGATGGAAACTCCGAGTTGTCAGAAACGGAAGTGATCGTCCACGACGACAGTAA